In Streptomyces sp. NBC_00704, a genomic segment contains:
- a CDS encoding streptophobe family protein: MSAGTVVEGGGSTVRGRGVPWADVLPAAVAAVSWALIAMAGTAALGLHLLNADAAGSLGPMTAAVVALGAGGSVTPSGDVSAFGLTGAEADTAVEITPLGVSLVGAVLLAWFFLRSLRTAGAVITPAELLARVGSTAALFVAMLGGLAWAGHDVVTLDGSALGLDDLPGGGGGSGSLDIPGLGDVGDIGGLLPDRLGDLVHAKAAVGFTLDTASTLLGGLGWSLGVLLISLLASRRTPLPRAWEAVHRVVRPAASAVVTVALVAVAAGLAAAAYAAIGDDHPQRIAGAALLGAPNGVWLGIPIGLFVPWDGRATGALTTVLPAPLDELLGTGDRRPVTLDRLADLDGRVWLLAVAAALMMMLAGVLTAVRTPRGLAAGAWPGGPAAGAWPGAPSGASPGTSSRAGKPHTRQGAGADASARVTRGLADGASAGGGQVRAAREGGAVGFAGRCAVRLGLATALALPSAAWLTDVSVNASLSVLGFDAFGAGIELHGHLGAALLLGALWGAGAGLVGAGLACATGAAGALAAPLARGDAGGGALEPGGGARRQEAAGSASPPGHTGGLTGPYAPGAPSYRPPNPATNPYLRLPDDPRGPQDARHGTETETETGSGKRPGGGQDQGRDRAQDYGPGRGQRDRQEHQQGRRDAQGAGQGREGEGSGERSRPRDGSRPQEPPPPGSDDVYGAPTVVRPMGPAPRAPRGRPSPRPDDGPPPPPPPPPPAPGGPRTPRGSR, translated from the coding sequence ATGAGCGCCGGCACGGTTGTCGAAGGCGGCGGGAGCACGGTGCGCGGCAGGGGCGTGCCGTGGGCGGACGTGCTGCCGGCCGCTGTCGCCGCGGTGAGCTGGGCGTTGATCGCGATGGCGGGGACCGCGGCGCTCGGGCTGCATCTGCTGAACGCGGACGCGGCGGGCTCGTTGGGCCCGATGACGGCCGCGGTCGTGGCCCTGGGGGCGGGCGGCTCGGTGACCCCGTCCGGCGACGTGTCCGCCTTCGGGCTGACCGGCGCGGAGGCGGACACGGCCGTCGAGATCACGCCACTGGGGGTGAGCCTGGTCGGCGCGGTGCTCCTGGCGTGGTTCTTCCTGCGGTCCCTGCGCACGGCCGGTGCGGTGATCACGCCCGCCGAACTCCTCGCGCGCGTCGGCTCGACGGCCGCGTTGTTCGTGGCGATGCTCGGCGGGCTGGCCTGGGCGGGGCACGACGTCGTCACGCTCGACGGGAGTGCGCTGGGCCTCGACGACCTGCCCGGCGGCGGGGGCGGGAGCGGAAGCCTGGACATCCCCGGGCTCGGGGACGTCGGGGACATCGGCGGTCTGCTGCCCGACCGGCTCGGCGACCTGGTCCACGCGAAGGCCGCGGTCGGCTTCACGCTGGACACCGCCTCCACCCTCCTCGGCGGCCTCGGCTGGTCGCTCGGCGTCCTGCTGATCTCCCTGCTGGCCTCGCGCCGCACCCCGCTCCCCCGCGCGTGGGAGGCGGTGCATCGCGTGGTGCGGCCGGCCGCGTCCGCCGTCGTCACGGTGGCGCTGGTCGCGGTGGCGGCCGGACTGGCCGCGGCGGCCTACGCGGCGATCGGCGACGACCACCCCCAGCGCATCGCGGGCGCGGCCCTGCTCGGCGCTCCGAACGGCGTCTGGCTGGGCATCCCGATCGGCCTGTTCGTCCCCTGGGACGGACGCGCGACGGGCGCCCTGACCACCGTCCTGCCCGCCCCGCTGGACGAGCTGCTGGGCACGGGCGACCGACGGCCCGTGACGCTGGACCGCCTGGCCGACCTGGACGGACGGGTGTGGCTGCTGGCGGTGGCCGCCGCGCTGATGATGATGCTCGCGGGAGTGCTGACGGCGGTACGGACGCCGAGGGGGCTGGCGGCGGGGGCGTGGCCGGGGGGGCCGGCGGCGGGGGCGTGGCCGGGGGCGCCGTCAGGCGCATCGCCGGGGACGTCGTCGCGGGCGGGGAAGCCGCATACCCGGCAGGGGGCGGGAGCCGACGCCTCCGCGCGCGTGACGCGGGGACTTGCCGACGGTGCTTCGGCGGGCGGCGGCCAGGTGCGGGCCGCCCGGGAAGGCGGCGCCGTCGGGTTCGCCGGGCGGTGCGCCGTGCGGCTGGGGCTCGCGACCGCGCTCGCGTTGCCGTCGGCGGCCTGGCTGACGGACGTGTCCGTGAACGCGTCGCTGTCCGTGCTGGGCTTCGACGCCTTCGGGGCCGGGATCGAGCTGCACGGACACCTCGGCGCCGCGTTGCTGCTGGGCGCCCTGTGGGGGGCGGGCGCGGGGCTGGTCGGCGCGGGGCTGGCCTGTGCCACGGGGGCGGCGGGAGCACTGGCCGCGCCCTTGGCACGCGGTGACGCGGGCGGGGGCGCGCTGGAGCCCGGCGGGGGCGCGCGCCGTCAGGAAGCCGCAGGCTCCGCTTCGCCTCCAGGGCACACGGGCGGCCTGACGGGCCCGTACGCGCCGGGCGCTCCCTCCTACCGGCCTCCCAACCCTGCCACCAACCCCTACCTCCGCCTCCCGGACGACCCGCGCGGGCCGCAGGACGCCCGGCACGGCACGGAGACGGAGACGGAGACGGGATCGGGGAAGCGGCCCGGAGGCGGGCAGGACCAGGGGCGGGACCGCGCGCAGGACTACGGGCCGGGACGGGGGCAGCGGGACCGGCAGGAACATCAGCAGGGCCGACGGGACGCGCAGGGGGCGGGGCAGGGGCGGGAGGGAGAGGGGTCCGGCGAGCGGTCGCGGCCCCGGGACGGCTCGCGGCCGCAGGAGCCGCCTCCGCCCGGATCGGACGACGTCTACGGGGCGCCGACCGTCGTCCGCCCGATGGGACCGGCGCCGCGCGCACCCCGTGGACGGCCGTCGCCCCGCCCCGACGACGGGCCGCCGCCGCCCCCTCCCCCGCCACCGCCCGCTCCCGGGGGACCGAGGACGCCGCGCGGATCGCGGTGA
- the serB gene encoding phosphoserine phosphatase SerB, whose translation MSASQTSSSDVPTLLVKIFGKDRPGITAGLFDTLAAYSVDVVDIEQVVTRGRMVLCALVTEPPPGLEGDLRSTVHSWAESMKMQAEIISGHGDNRPRGLGRSLVTVLGHPLTAEATAAITARITKAGGNIDRIFRLAKYPVTAVEFAVSGVEAGPLRTALVRDAGILGVDVAVVDAGLYRRAQRLVVMDVDSTLIQDEVIELFAAHAGCEDKVAEVTAAAMRGELDFEQSLHARVALLEGLDASVVDKVRAEVRLTPGARTLIRTLKRLGYQVGVVSGGFTQVTDDLQERLGLDFAQANTLEIVDGRLTGRVTGEIVDRAGKARLLRRFAAEAGVPLSQTVAIGDGANDLDMLNAAGLGVAFNAKPVVREAAHTAVNVPFLDTVLYLLGITREEVEAAETHDER comes from the coding sequence ATGAGCGCTTCGCAGACCTCGTCCTCCGACGTTCCCACGCTCCTTGTCAAGATCTTCGGCAAGGACAGGCCTGGCATCACGGCCGGCCTCTTCGACACCCTCGCCGCCTACTCCGTCGACGTGGTCGACATCGAGCAGGTCGTCACGCGGGGCCGGATGGTGCTGTGCGCGCTCGTGACCGAGCCGCCGCCCGGCCTCGAGGGCGACCTGCGCTCGACGGTCCACAGCTGGGCCGAGTCGATGAAGATGCAGGCGGAGATCATCTCCGGTCACGGCGACAACCGGCCGCGCGGTCTCGGTCGGTCGCTGGTCACGGTGCTCGGGCATCCGCTCACCGCGGAGGCCACGGCGGCGATCACCGCGAGGATCACCAAGGCCGGCGGCAACATCGACCGTATCTTCCGGCTGGCCAAGTACCCCGTCACCGCCGTCGAGTTCGCCGTCTCCGGTGTGGAGGCGGGCCCGCTGCGCACCGCCCTCGTCAGGGACGCGGGGATACTGGGCGTGGACGTCGCCGTGGTGGACGCGGGACTCTACCGGCGGGCCCAGCGGCTCGTCGTCATGGACGTCGACTCGACCCTCATCCAGGACGAGGTGATCGAGCTCTTCGCCGCGCACGCCGGCTGTGAGGACAAGGTCGCCGAGGTGACGGCGGCCGCGATGCGCGGCGAGCTGGACTTCGAGCAGTCCCTGCACGCGCGCGTGGCGCTGCTGGAGGGGCTGGACGCCTCGGTCGTGGACAAGGTGCGCGCCGAGGTGCGGCTGACGCCGGGTGCGCGCACCCTGATCCGGACGCTGAAGCGGCTCGGCTACCAGGTGGGTGTCGTCTCCGGCGGTTTCACCCAGGTCACCGATGATCTGCAGGAGCGGCTCGGCCTGGACTTCGCGCAGGCCAACACGCTGGAGATAGTCGACGGCAGGCTGACCGGCCGGGTCACCGGCGAGATCGTGGACCGCGCGGGCAAGGCGCGGCTGCTGCGCCGCTTCGCCGCCGAGGCGGGCGTCCCGCTCTCCCAGACCGTCGCGATCGGCGACGGCGCCAACGACCTCGACATGCTCAACGCGGCCGGTCTCGGGGTCGCCTTCAACGCAAAGCCGGTGGTGCGCGAGGCGGCGCACACGGCGGTGAACGTGCCGTTCCTGGACACCGTCCTGTATCTGCTGGGCATCACCCGCGAAGAGGTCGAGGCCGCGGAGACGCACGACGAGCGGTAG
- a CDS encoding SixA phosphatase family protein yields the protein MSVAEARRIVLFRHAKADWPQVTDHERPLAERGRKEAAVAGRKLTDSGIPVDLALCSTSTRTRETWKLAVHEFPQRPKTVYEERIYEASPGELIALLNETPDDVRNIVLVGHNPGIQGLAEILSGRSDGDAGERMSRRGFPAAAFAVLSFDGSWKALEPGTAALLDYWAPEE from the coding sequence ATGAGCGTCGCAGAAGCCCGCAGGATCGTCCTCTTCCGCCATGCGAAAGCCGACTGGCCACAGGTGACCGACCACGAGCGCCCGCTCGCTGAGCGGGGCCGTAAGGAAGCGGCCGTCGCCGGACGCAAGCTGACCGACAGCGGCATCCCCGTGGACCTCGCCCTGTGCTCCACCTCGACCCGCACCCGGGAGACGTGGAAGCTCGCGGTCCACGAGTTCCCGCAGCGGCCGAAAACCGTCTACGAGGAGCGGATCTACGAGGCTTCCCCGGGCGAGCTGATCGCCTTGCTCAACGAGACCCCCGACGACGTCCGCAACATCGTCCTGGTCGGCCACAACCCCGGGATCCAGGGGCTCGCCGAGATCCTGTCCGGCCGTTCCGACGGCGACGCGGGCGAGCGCATGAGCCGCCGCGGGTTCCCGGCCGCCGCCTTCGCCGTCCTCTCCTTCGACGGCTCCTGGAAGGCCCTGGAGCCGGGTACCGCCGCACTGCTCGACTACTGGGCGCCCGAAGAGTGA
- a CDS encoding SGM_5486 family transporter-associated protein produces MPVLDPNPQNGQKKMLIVFGSFLAIFVIIAVIATLASP; encoded by the coding sequence ATGCCAGTGCTCGACCCGAATCCGCAGAACGGCCAGAAGAAGATGCTGATCGTCTTCGGCTCGTTCTTGGCCATCTTCGTGATCATCGCCGTCATCGCGACCCTCGCCTCGCCCTGA
- a CDS encoding CynX/NimT family MFS transporter, protein MMDGMASEQTRTTMPRTTPDPTATTTPSLPPAPAEGEPPSRVAPRAWTTRLLLVGIVLAALNLRPAITSLGALLEEVRDGLGMSGSVAGLLTSVPPLCFAAFGVMAPRLARRFGPGAVVCAGMAAIATGLLVRPYLAGAAGFLAATALALMGIAVSNVLMPVIVKRHFPDRVGSMTGLYSMALALGTSAAAAVTVPMTEALGGSWRTGLAVWAALAAAAVLPWLPLVRERRTEAGDAATPAKRSDGTTAAADARHGHAHTHAREGRSSSAALRITRSRTAWALAVFFGLQATAAYITMGWMPQIFRDAGVSASTAGVLLAVTMAMGVPLAFVIPRVAARLPHQGPIVVALGACGLVGYAGLYLAPAAGAWVWAVLLGIANCAFPLALTMVGMRARTGAGVAQLSAFAQSTGYLISIPGPLLVGVLYQHSGGWHLPLVLMAALMIPQTVVGVLAGRDRTVEDEATR, encoded by the coding sequence ATGATGGACGGCATGGCAAGCGAGCAGACCCGCACGACGATGCCCAGGACGACGCCCGATCCGACGGCCACCACGACGCCGTCTCTTCCTCCCGCACCCGCGGAGGGCGAGCCGCCGTCGCGCGTCGCCCCGCGCGCGTGGACGACGCGACTGCTCCTCGTCGGCATCGTCCTGGCCGCCCTCAACCTCCGGCCCGCCATTACCAGTCTCGGCGCGCTCCTCGAAGAGGTCCGCGACGGGCTCGGCATGAGCGGCAGCGTGGCCGGACTGCTCACCTCCGTGCCCCCGCTCTGCTTCGCCGCCTTCGGCGTCATGGCTCCCCGCCTCGCCCGTCGCTTCGGACCGGGCGCGGTCGTGTGCGCGGGCATGGCCGCCATCGCGACCGGGCTGCTCGTCCGCCCCTACCTCGCGGGCGCCGCCGGATTCCTCGCCGCCACCGCCCTCGCCCTCATGGGCATAGCCGTCAGCAACGTCCTGATGCCCGTCATCGTCAAACGGCACTTCCCCGACCGGGTCGGCTCGATGACCGGCCTGTACTCGATGGCCCTCGCCCTGGGCACCTCCGCCGCCGCCGCGGTCACCGTGCCGATGACGGAGGCGCTCGGCGGCAGCTGGCGCACCGGGCTCGCGGTGTGGGCGGCCCTGGCGGCCGCGGCCGTCCTGCCATGGCTGCCTCTGGTACGGGAACGGAGGACGGAAGCGGGCGACGCCGCTACGCCGGCGAAGCGCTCGGACGGCACGACGGCGGCGGCCGACGCCCGGCACGGCCACGCACACACCCACGCGCGCGAGGGCCGCTCCTCCTCCGCCGCACTGCGCATCACCCGCAGCCGCACCGCATGGGCCCTGGCCGTCTTCTTCGGCCTCCAGGCCACCGCCGCGTACATCACCATGGGCTGGATGCCGCAGATCTTCCGGGACGCGGGCGTGTCCGCGAGCACGGCCGGAGTGCTGCTCGCCGTGACGATGGCGATGGGCGTGCCCCTGGCCTTCGTCATCCCGCGGGTCGCTGCCCGGCTGCCGCACCAGGGCCCGATCGTGGTCGCACTCGGCGCGTGCGGCCTCGTCGGATACGCCGGGCTCTACCTCGCGCCCGCCGCCGGGGCCTGGGTCTGGGCGGTGCTCCTCGGCATCGCCAACTGCGCCTTCCCGCTGGCCCTCACGATGGTCGGGATGCGGGCCAGGACGGGCGCGGGCGTCGCCCAGCTGTCGGCCTTCGCGCAGAGCACCGGCTACCTGATCTCCATCCCGGGCCCGCTGCTGGTGGGAGTGCTCTACCAGCACAGCGGCGGCTGGCACCTGCCCCTGGTGCTCATGGCCGCCCTGATGATCCCGCAGACGGTCGTGGGCGTCCTGGCCGGCCGGGACCGCACGGTCGAGGACGAAGCCACCCGCTGA
- a CDS encoding FadR/GntR family transcriptional regulator, producing MPLSHPRRSALSEQVIAALRTQITSGEWPVGSRIPTEPELVGQLGVARNTVREAVRALAHNGLLDIRQGSGTYVVATSELAGVMHRRFAGADPRHIAELRAALESSAAKLAAERRTEKDLKQLDALLLRREEAWESGDAEAFVAADTTFHLAVVAASHNDVMTATYADLGEVLRDWLRDDVGEKLTPETYMDHSRLVDAIRARDAETAAVEAATYPLLCRPGRFTASGG from the coding sequence ATGCCCCTGAGCCATCCCCGCCGCTCGGCTCTGTCCGAGCAGGTCATCGCCGCGCTGCGCACCCAGATCACCTCGGGCGAGTGGCCGGTGGGATCCCGCATCCCCACCGAGCCCGAACTGGTCGGGCAACTGGGCGTCGCGCGCAACACCGTCCGCGAGGCGGTCCGCGCGCTCGCGCACAACGGTCTGCTGGACATCCGGCAGGGTTCGGGCACCTACGTCGTCGCGACCAGCGAACTGGCGGGCGTGATGCACCGGCGCTTCGCCGGCGCCGACCCCCGGCACATCGCCGAACTGCGCGCCGCGCTGGAGTCGAGCGCGGCGAAGCTCGCGGCCGAGCGGCGCACGGAGAAGGACCTCAAGCAGCTGGACGCGTTGCTGCTGCGGCGCGAGGAGGCCTGGGAGTCCGGCGACGCGGAGGCGTTCGTGGCGGCGGACACGACCTTCCACCTGGCGGTGGTCGCGGCCTCCCACAACGACGTCATGACGGCGACGTACGCGGACCTGGGCGAGGTGCTGCGGGACTGGCTGCGCGACGACGTCGGCGAGAAGCTGACGCCCGAGACGTACATGGACCATTCACGGCTGGTGGACGCGATCCGCGCGCGCGACGCGGAGACGGCCGCGGTCGAGGCGGCGACCTATCCCCTGCTGTGCCGGCCCGGGCGGTTCACCGCTTCCGGTGGCTGA
- the fabI gene encoding enoyl-ACP reductase FabI — MSGILEGKRVLITGVLTESSIAFHTAKLAQEQGAEIILTAFPRPTLTERIAKKLPRPTKVIELDVTNDEHLGRLADIVGEELGGLDGVVHSIGFAPQDALGGNFLNTPFESVATAMHVSAFSLKSLTMACLPLMQNGGSVVGLTFDASFAWPQYDWMGPAKAALEATSRYMARDLGKQNIRCNLVSAGPLGSMAAKSIPGFGELASVWDSRSPLEWDLKDPEPAGRGVVALLSDWFPKTTGEIVHVDGGLHAIGA; from the coding sequence ATGAGCGGAATTCTCGAGGGCAAGCGCGTCCTGATCACCGGTGTGCTGACGGAGTCCTCCATCGCCTTCCACACCGCCAAGCTGGCCCAGGAGCAGGGCGCCGAGATCATCCTCACCGCGTTCCCGCGTCCCACGCTGACCGAGCGCATCGCCAAGAAGCTCCCCAGGCCCACCAAGGTCATCGAGCTGGACGTGACCAACGACGAGCACCTCGGCCGCCTCGCGGACATCGTCGGCGAGGAGCTCGGCGGCCTCGACGGCGTCGTCCACTCGATCGGCTTCGCCCCGCAGGACGCGCTCGGCGGCAACTTCCTCAACACGCCGTTCGAGTCGGTCGCCACGGCCATGCACGTCTCGGCGTTCTCCCTGAAGTCGCTGACCATGGCCTGCCTGCCGCTGATGCAGAACGGCGGATCGGTCGTCGGCCTCACCTTCGACGCCTCGTTCGCCTGGCCGCAGTACGACTGGATGGGCCCCGCCAAGGCCGCCCTGGAGGCCACCAGCCGCTACATGGCCCGCGACCTGGGCAAGCAGAACATCCGCTGCAACCTGGTCTCGGCCGGCCCGCTGGGCTCCATGGCCGCCAAGTCCATCCCGGGCTTCGGCGAACTGGCCTCCGTGTGGGACAGCCGTTCCCCGCTCGAGTGGGACCTCAAGGACCCCGAGCCGGCCGGCCGCGGCGTCGTCGCCCTGCTGAGCGACTGGTTCCCGAAGACCACGGGCGAGATCGTCCACGTGGACGGCGGTCTGCACGCCATCGGCGCGTGA
- the fabG gene encoding 3-oxoacyl-[acyl-carrier-protein] reductase — MSRSVLVTGGNRGIGLAIARAFADAGDKVAITYRSGEPPAALTELGCLAVRCDITDPEQVEQAYKEIEAQHGPVEILIANAGITKDQLLMRMSEEDFTSVIDTNLTGAFRVVKRANRGMLRAKKGRVVLISSVVGLYGSPGQANYAASKAALVGFARSLARELGSRNITFNVVAPGFVDTDMTKALTDEQRAGIVSQVPLGRYAQPEEIAATVRFLASDDASYITGAVIPVDGGLGMGH, encoded by the coding sequence TTGAGCCGCTCGGTTCTCGTCACCGGAGGAAACCGGGGCATCGGCCTCGCCATCGCCCGCGCGTTCGCCGACGCCGGCGACAAGGTCGCGATCACGTACCGCTCGGGCGAGCCGCCGGCCGCCCTGACGGAACTGGGCTGCCTCGCCGTCAGGTGCGACATCACCGATCCCGAGCAGGTGGAGCAGGCCTACAAGGAGATCGAGGCGCAGCACGGCCCGGTCGAGATCCTGATCGCCAACGCCGGCATCACCAAGGACCAGCTCCTGATGCGGATGAGCGAGGAGGACTTCACCTCGGTCATCGACACCAACCTGACCGGCGCCTTCCGGGTGGTCAAGCGCGCCAACCGCGGCATGCTGCGCGCCAAGAAGGGCCGCGTCGTGCTCATCTCCTCGGTGGTCGGACTGTACGGTTCGCCGGGACAGGCGAACTACGCCGCCTCCAAGGCCGCCCTGGTCGGCTTCGCGCGCTCCCTGGCCCGTGAGCTGGGATCGCGCAACATCACTTTCAACGTCGTCGCGCCCGGCTTCGTCGACACCGACATGACCAAGGCGCTCACCGACGAGCAGCGCGCGGGCATCGTCTCGCAGGTCCCGCTCGGCAGGTACGCGCAGCCGGAGGAGATCGCCGCGACGGTGCGGTTCCTCGCTTCGGACGACGCCTCGTACATCACTGGAGCCGTCATCCCCGTTGACGGCGGACTGGGAATGGGTCACTGA
- a CDS encoding TldD/PmbA family protein: MPHSIDESFTALPLRALADAALARARALGAAHADFRFERVRSASWRLRDAKPAGSSDTTDLGYAVRVVHGGTWGFASGVDLTMDAAARVASQAVAMAKLSAQVIKAAGSDERVELADEPVHADRTWISSYEIDPFTVPDEEKAALLADWSARLLAANGINHVDASLLTVHENKFYADTAGTVTTQQRVRLHPALNAVSVDESSGEFDSMRTIAPPAGRGWEYLTGTGWDWDDELARIPELLAEKMRAPSVEPGLYDLVVDPSNLWLTIHESIGHATELDRALGYEAAYAGTSFATFDQLGKLRYGSDLMNVTGDRTAEHGLATVGYDDEGVAAQSWDLVKDGTLVGYQLDRRIAKLTGFERSNGCAFADSPGHVPVQRMANVSLRPDPAGMSTDDLVGSVDRGIYVVGDRSWSIDMQRYNFQFTGQRFFRIENGRITGQLRDVAYQATTTDFWGSMAAVGGPQTYVLGGAFNCGKAQPGQVAAVSHGCPSALFKGVNILNTTQEAGR, from the coding sequence GTGCCCCATAGCATCGATGAAAGTTTCACGGCCCTACCCCTACGCGCCCTCGCCGACGCCGCTCTCGCACGCGCGCGTGCGCTCGGGGCGGCTCACGCCGACTTCCGGTTCGAGCGGGTGCGCAGCGCGTCGTGGCGGCTGCGGGACGCCAAGCCCGCCGGGTCGTCCGACACGACCGACCTCGGGTACGCGGTGCGGGTCGTGCACGGCGGGACGTGGGGCTTCGCCTCCGGGGTGGACCTGACCATGGACGCGGCGGCCCGCGTCGCCTCGCAGGCCGTGGCGATGGCCAAGCTGTCCGCGCAGGTGATCAAGGCCGCGGGGTCCGACGAACGCGTCGAGCTGGCCGACGAGCCCGTGCACGCCGACCGGACGTGGATCTCGTCCTACGAGATCGACCCGTTCACCGTGCCGGACGAGGAGAAGGCGGCGCTCCTCGCGGACTGGAGCGCGCGGCTGCTCGCGGCGAACGGGATCAACCACGTGGACGCCTCGCTGCTCACCGTCCACGAGAACAAGTTCTACGCGGACACGGCCGGCACCGTGACCACCCAGCAGCGGGTGCGGCTGCACCCGGCGCTGAACGCGGTGTCGGTCGACGAGTCCAGCGGCGAGTTCGACTCGATGCGCACGATCGCGCCGCCCGCCGGCCGCGGCTGGGAGTACCTCACAGGAACCGGCTGGGACTGGGACGACGAGCTGGCGCGGATCCCGGAGCTGCTCGCCGAGAAGATGCGCGCGCCGAGCGTGGAGCCGGGACTGTACGACCTGGTGGTGGACCCGTCCAACCTGTGGCTGACGATCCACGAGTCCATCGGTCACGCCACCGAGCTGGACCGCGCCCTCGGCTACGAGGCTGCCTACGCCGGCACCTCCTTCGCCACCTTCGACCAGCTCGGCAAGCTGCGCTACGGCTCGGACCTGATGAACGTCACGGGCGACCGCACCGCCGAGCACGGCCTGGCGACCGTCGGCTACGACGACGAGGGCGTCGCGGCCCAGTCCTGGGACCTGGTGAAGGACGGCACGCTCGTCGGCTATCAGCTGGACCGGCGGATCGCGAAGCTGACCGGGTTCGAGCGGTCCAACGGCTGCGCGTTCGCCGACTCCCCCGGCCATGTGCCGGTGCAGCGCATGGCCAACGTGTCGCTGCGGCCGGATCCCGCCGGGATGTCCACCGACGACCTCGTCGGCAGCGTCGACCGCGGGATCTACGTCGTCGGCGACCGCTCCTGGTCCATCGACATGCAGCGCTACAACTTCCAGTTCACCGGGCAGCGGTTCTTCCGGATCGAGAACGGGCGGATCACCGGGCAGCTGCGGGACGTGGCCTACCAGGCGACGACGACGGACTTCTGGGGCTCGATGGCGGCGGTGGGCGGCCCGCAGACCTACGTCCTGGGCGGCGCGTTCAACTGCGGCAAGGCCCAGCCCGGCCAGGTGGCGGCGGTGTCGCACGGCTGCCCGTCGGCCCTGTTTAAGGGCGTCAACATTCTGAACACCACGCAGGAGGCCGGCCGATGA
- a CDS encoding metallopeptidase TldD-related protein — protein sequence MSARSTKPHEVVERALELSRADGCVVIADEQSTANLRWAGNTLTTNGVTRGRTLTVIATVDGKEGTASGVVSRAAVTPDELEPLVRAAEAAARGAGPAEDAQPLVTGVAPSPEFTDPPAETSSAVFADFAPALGEAFARARAGGRELYGFANHELVSTYLGTSTGLRLRHDQPNGTLELNAKSPDRTRSAWAGRSTRDFKDVDPAALDAELAVRLGWARRRIELPAGRYETLLPPTAVADLLIYQLWSASGRDATEGRTVFSKPGGGTRLGERLTELPLTLRSDPHEPGLESAPFVIAHSSGGDQSVFDNGLPLRSTRWVDAGELRHLTTTRHSAALTGLPTAPAGDNLILDGGEDRSLEEMVASTRRGLLLTCLWYIREVDPATLLLTGLTRDGVYLVEDGEVVGEVNNFRFNESPVGLLGRASEAGRTEKTLPREWSDWFTRAAMPALRVPDFNMSSVSQGV from the coding sequence ATGAGCGCCCGTAGCACCAAGCCGCACGAGGTCGTCGAGCGCGCCCTCGAGCTGTCGCGGGCGGACGGCTGCGTCGTCATCGCCGACGAGCAGTCGACGGCCAACCTGCGCTGGGCGGGCAACACGCTGACGACGAACGGCGTCACGCGCGGGCGCACACTCACCGTGATCGCCACGGTCGACGGCAAGGAGGGCACCGCGTCGGGCGTCGTCTCGCGGGCCGCGGTGACCCCGGACGAGCTGGAGCCCCTCGTGCGGGCCGCCGAGGCCGCCGCGCGCGGGGCGGGACCCGCCGAGGACGCGCAGCCTCTGGTGACGGGCGTGGCGCCCTCCCCGGAGTTCACCGACCCGCCCGCGGAGACCTCCTCGGCGGTGTTCGCCGACTTCGCCCCGGCCCTGGGCGAGGCGTTCGCCCGCGCGCGGGCCGGCGGCCGCGAACTGTACGGGTTCGCCAACCACGAACTGGTCTCGACGTACCTGGGCACCTCGACCGGCCTGAGGCTGCGGCACGACCAGCCGAACGGGACGCTGGAGCTGAACGCCAAGTCCCCGGACCGCACGCGCTCGGCCTGGGCGGGGCGTTCCACGCGGGACTTCAAGGACGTCGACCCGGCGGCGCTCGACGCGGAGCTGGCCGTACGGCTGGGCTGGGCGCGGCGGCGGATCGAGCTGCCCGCCGGGCGGTACGAAACGCTGCTGCCGCCCACGGCGGTGGCCGACCTGCTGATCTACCAGCTGTGGTCGGCGTCGGGCCGGGACGCGACCGAGGGCCGCACGGTGTTCTCCAAGCCCGGCGGCGGCACCCGGCTCGGCGAACGGCTGACCGAGCTGCCGCTGACCCTGCGCAGCGACCCGCACGAGCCGGGCCTCGAGTCGGCGCCGTTCGTCATCGCGCACTCCTCGGGCGGCGACCAGTCGGTGTTCGACAACGGGCTGCCGCTGCGCTCCACCCGATGGGTCGACGCGGGCGAGCTGAGGCATCTGACGACCACCCGGCACAGCGCCGCCCTGACCGGGCTGCCGACGGCTCCGGCGGGCGACAACCTGATTCTGGACGGCGGCGAGGACCGCTCCCTGGAGGAGATGGTGGCGAGCACCCGGCGCGGGCTGCTGCTGACCTGCCTGTGGTACATCCGCGAGGTCGACCCGGCGACCCTGCTGCTGACCGGCCTGACCCGGGACGGCGTCTACCTCGTCGAGGACGGCGAGGTCGTCGGCGAGGTGAACAACTTCCGCTTCAACGAGTCGCCGGTCGGTCTGCTGGGCCGGGCCTCGGAGGCGGGACGCACGGAGAAGACGCTGCCCCGGGAGTGGAGCGACTGGTTCACCAGGGCCGCGATGCCCGCGCTGCGGGTGCCGGATTTCAATATGAGTTCTGTCAGCCAGGGCGTATAA